In Thalassoglobus sp. JC818, a single window of DNA contains:
- a CDS encoding suppressor of fused domain protein, translating into MSDDSSDEFEDGEPIGWSAIDDSAKAIYGDLEPLHWGTVIPYSLGGPDPLTGVSAYPSRSQQPHFHYVTYGFSDLYEKEGDDPEWSGYGFELTFRLASNTHAEAPIWVVSLLQNLARYVFETGRGFGVGHTMPLNSPICRESETQIRSITFVRDPELGLIDTPNGQVEFLQVVGLTDDELDATQSWNAEHFTELMTKQKNPLLLTDLKRSSYLNDTEFAKHVEELTREEGASAGIMTADQFRVIGHPSVGTFALTIGALLAPGLGQRLRGRIPFQRSFSVFGDAGELRFVPADRFSIEVEEGLTSVRLKPSQAESLVSALTPKAGTFTFPDLEGLTLIIEPTEITDNDGNVTDVIG; encoded by the coding sequence ATGTCCGATGACTCCTCTGACGAATTTGAAGATGGTGAACCCATCGGCTGGTCCGCAATCGATGATTCAGCCAAAGCAATTTACGGCGATCTTGAGCCGCTGCACTGGGGAACGGTAATCCCTTACTCCCTCGGCGGTCCCGATCCGCTGACCGGGGTCAGTGCTTATCCGAGCCGCTCTCAACAGCCACACTTCCATTATGTGACATATGGATTCTCTGACCTGTACGAGAAAGAAGGTGACGATCCGGAGTGGAGCGGATATGGCTTCGAATTGACGTTTCGACTTGCTTCGAACACCCATGCTGAAGCCCCGATCTGGGTTGTGAGTTTACTTCAGAATCTTGCTCGCTATGTCTTCGAGACAGGCCGAGGCTTCGGTGTGGGACACACGATGCCACTCAACAGCCCGATTTGTCGCGAGTCAGAAACACAAATTCGATCGATCACTTTCGTGCGAGATCCCGAGTTGGGATTAATCGACACACCCAACGGGCAGGTTGAGTTCTTGCAGGTTGTCGGCTTAACAGATGATGAACTCGACGCGACGCAGTCATGGAACGCGGAGCACTTCACCGAGTTAATGACCAAACAAAAGAATCCGCTGCTGCTCACCGATCTCAAGAGATCGTCATACTTGAATGACACCGAGTTTGCGAAACACGTTGAAGAACTGACACGCGAGGAAGGTGCCTCCGCTGGCATTATGACCGCGGATCAGTTTCGCGTGATCGGTCATCCGTCTGTGGGAACGTTTGCTCTCACGATTGGGGCATTGCTTGCTCCCGGACTCGGACAGAGGCTGCGAGGACGCATCCCTTTCCAGCGCAGCTTTTCTGTTTTCGGTGACGCAGGCGAACTGCGATTCGTTCCGGCCGATCGCTTCTCCATTGAAGTCGAAGAAGGATTAACGTCCGTCCGACTCAAACCGTCTCAGGCAGAGTCTCTCGTCTCTGCCCTTACGCCCAAAGCTGGCACGTTTACCTTCCCGGATCTTGAAGGTCTCACACTGATCATCGAACCGACAGAGATCACCGACAACGATGGCAACGTCACAGACGTCATCGGATAA
- the frr gene encoding ribosome recycling factor, with product MEPDEVLIDAEDRMKKAVDVFKDALQGLRTGRATPGLVDSVRVNYHGSPTPLKQLANISVPEPQQLVIRPFDQSILTEIVKAIQSSDAGMAPNSDGRLIRINVPALSTERRRELVQRVGKFAEDARVSIRNIRRDANKHVEQAEKDKAISEDQMKTAKDEIQELTKKFEGVVNDQAKHKEEEVMNE from the coding sequence ATGGAACCCGATGAAGTTCTCATTGATGCTGAAGATCGTATGAAGAAAGCGGTCGACGTTTTCAAAGACGCGCTGCAAGGATTGCGAACAGGCCGAGCGACTCCCGGTCTTGTCGACTCAGTTCGCGTCAATTACCACGGTTCTCCAACGCCGCTGAAGCAACTGGCGAATATCAGCGTTCCGGAACCGCAACAGCTCGTGATTCGTCCATTCGATCAGTCTATTCTGACTGAGATTGTTAAAGCGATTCAGTCCAGCGATGCAGGAATGGCTCCGAATTCAGATGGACGGCTGATTCGAATCAATGTCCCAGCCCTGTCGACAGAACGCCGACGAGAACTCGTCCAACGCGTCGGGAAGTTTGCGGAAGACGCACGCGTTTCGATCAGAAACATTCGCCGCGATGCGAACAAGCACGTCGAGCAGGCTGAGAAAGACAAAGCGATCTCCGAAGATCAAATGAAGACCGCCAAGGACGAGATTCAAGAGTTGACGAAGAAGTTCGAAGGAGTCGTCAACGATCAGGCGAAACATAAAGAAGAAGAAGTCATGAACGAATAG
- a CDS encoding SMP-30/gluconolactonase/LRE family protein yields the protein MKLVSALCVVLSVVYSGLTASPLNAQDTLNFPTLGELVVSDPKFHSLVAEDAKIEVLTGGYEWTEGPVWVPREGGKGVLLFSDIPNNSIFQWEEGRGASLFMKPSGYTGVADYGGEPGSNGLMLDASGRLTMCEHGDRRVSVLTVDGGKQTLVDNYQGKRLNSPNDLVFHSNGDLYFTDPPYGLPNRYEDPLRELDFCGVYRLSKDGELTLLTKEMTRPNGIAFSPDEKTLYVAQSDPEAALWKSFPLKADGTLGESKVLYDATAHAKDGWPGLPDGMAVDKEGNVFATGPGGVYVFSKSGDLLGRISTGERTANCTFGGEDGSVLFLTADMYVCRIQTKTVGMNH from the coding sequence ATGAAGTTGGTTTCAGCGCTCTGCGTCGTGCTCTCTGTTGTCTACTCTGGACTGACGGCTTCTCCTCTGAATGCACAGGACACACTGAACTTTCCGACACTCGGTGAACTTGTGGTTTCCGATCCCAAGTTTCATTCGCTGGTGGCCGAAGATGCAAAGATCGAAGTTCTGACGGGCGGTTACGAATGGACGGAAGGTCCGGTCTGGGTTCCCAGAGAGGGTGGAAAAGGTGTTCTTCTTTTTTCGGACATTCCGAACAACTCAATCTTTCAATGGGAAGAAGGGCGAGGAGCTTCGCTGTTCATGAAGCCGTCCGGCTACACCGGCGTCGCTGACTACGGAGGAGAACCAGGTTCAAATGGTCTGATGCTTGACGCATCTGGACGATTGACGATGTGTGAACATGGGGATCGCAGAGTTTCCGTGCTGACTGTTGATGGTGGGAAGCAAACTCTTGTCGACAACTACCAGGGCAAAAGACTCAACAGCCCGAACGACCTCGTTTTCCATTCGAATGGTGATCTCTACTTCACCGATCCGCCTTACGGTCTCCCAAACCGGTATGAAGATCCTCTTCGCGAACTCGATTTCTGCGGTGTGTATCGACTCTCCAAGGATGGGGAACTCACACTTCTCACGAAAGAAATGACGCGACCCAACGGGATTGCGTTCTCACCTGATGAGAAGACTCTCTACGTCGCGCAGTCCGATCCAGAAGCTGCGTTATGGAAGTCATTCCCCTTGAAGGCAGACGGCACACTTGGCGAAAGCAAAGTTCTTTATGATGCTACTGCTCATGCGAAAGATGGATGGCCGGGTTTGCCAGATGGAATGGCTGTCGACAAGGAAGGGAACGTCTTTGCGACCGGTCCCGGTGGAGTGTACGTCTTCTCGAAGAGTGGTGATTTGCTCGGTCGAATCAGCACCGGAGAGCGGACCGCCAACTGCACGTTCGGGGGAGAAGATGGCTCAGTGCTGTTTTTGACTGCCGACATGTACGTTTGTCGGATTCAGACGAAGACGGTCGGCATGAATCACTAG
- a CDS encoding sugar phosphate isomerase/epimerase family protein encodes MFQQFLSFRDQFAPNISKAKLKTTNSIETPLWPDASADVLRSDSFLHRLALNQLVTVRWSLDEDLEAYREKSIPAIGISWRKLCESGVQQGIRKIQRSGMAVSNLSWVGGFTGQHGYGLRETLLEARRAIRVAAQLRAESVTVITGAQNRHIDSHACRLVTQSMRELAELAAIYNVKLALQPMHAIYAQNWTFLQSLDDALEMLDRIDHPSVGLALGTYHLGEEDKVIERVRDIIDRIVIVQLADRQCSPKNENDQCLPGEGVLPIRELVASLEAHGYDGWYQTEVWSQDLWKLDHHDLIDRCRTAHLRCMP; translated from the coding sequence GTGTTTCAACAATTTCTGTCATTTCGTGACCAGTTCGCTCCAAACATTTCCAAGGCAAAACTGAAGACCACGAACTCGATCGAAACGCCTCTCTGGCCGGACGCATCCGCAGATGTTCTGCGTTCCGATTCGTTTCTGCACCGATTGGCGTTGAACCAACTTGTCACCGTGCGTTGGTCACTCGACGAAGATCTGGAAGCCTATCGCGAGAAGTCGATTCCGGCGATTGGGATCAGTTGGCGAAAGCTGTGTGAGTCCGGAGTGCAGCAGGGCATCCGAAAGATTCAGCGCTCAGGGATGGCGGTTTCGAACCTGAGCTGGGTGGGTGGATTCACTGGTCAACACGGGTACGGACTTCGTGAAACATTGCTCGAAGCACGTCGGGCGATTCGCGTTGCTGCGCAGCTACGGGCCGAGTCAGTCACGGTCATCACCGGAGCACAGAATCGCCATATCGATTCCCATGCGTGTCGTCTCGTGACTCAGTCGATGCGCGAACTGGCAGAACTGGCGGCGATCTACAACGTCAAACTGGCGCTGCAGCCAATGCATGCGATTTATGCCCAGAATTGGACGTTCCTGCAGTCGCTGGATGATGCGTTGGAGATGCTCGATCGGATCGATCATCCTTCTGTCGGGCTTGCTCTGGGAACATACCATCTCGGTGAAGAAGACAAAGTCATCGAGCGAGTTCGTGACATCATCGATCGAATTGTCATCGTGCAACTCGCCGATCGCCAATGTTCGCCCAAGAACGAGAACGATCAATGCCTCCCCGGTGAAGGTGTTCTGCCGATCAGAGAACTCGTCGCATCGCTGGAAGCTCATGGGTACGATGGTTGGTATCAGACAGAAGTTTGGTCACAAGACTTGTGGAAACTTGATCATCACGATTTAATTGACCGTTGTCGAACTGCACATTTACGATGCATGCCTTAG
- the purM gene encoding phosphoribosylformylglycinamidine cyclo-ligase, which produces MAISYKDSGVDLDSYAEAMGRIPALLQRTQSARVMPLNGGFAGLFRLFGEGHSYRDPVLVSGSDGVGTKLKVAILARCYDTVGTDLVAMCVNDCLCLGAEPLFFLDYLALPKDDPDLVASLVQGVSDGCVEAGAALLGGETAIMPDLYSPGEFDMAGFCVAVVERDEIIDGNQIQDGDVLIGIPSNGFHSNGYSLVRKVVFDHAGLSVDSEVAELGATVGEVLLKPTRIYSKLVSELLGDKELKPQVTGIAHITGGGLDENVSRILPNGLELNVDRSAWTVPPVFDWLQKLGDVDTEEMFRVFNMGIGLSLLVRPEAVDAVLKKLRDAGDDAKVIGQVSRSTGT; this is translated from the coding sequence ATGGCTATTTCGTACAAGGATTCCGGAGTCGATCTCGATTCCTATGCTGAGGCAATGGGACGGATTCCGGCATTGCTACAGAGGACACAATCGGCCCGTGTCATGCCGTTGAATGGGGGATTTGCGGGATTATTCCGCTTGTTCGGAGAGGGGCACAGCTATCGAGATCCCGTTCTGGTTTCGGGATCGGATGGCGTTGGGACTAAATTGAAAGTCGCCATTCTTGCCCGATGCTACGACACCGTCGGGACGGACCTGGTGGCGATGTGCGTCAACGACTGCCTGTGTTTGGGGGCAGAGCCACTGTTCTTTCTCGATTACCTAGCGCTTCCGAAGGACGATCCCGATCTCGTCGCGAGTCTTGTACAAGGTGTCTCAGACGGTTGTGTCGAGGCAGGTGCTGCCCTTTTGGGGGGCGAAACTGCCATCATGCCGGATCTGTATTCTCCGGGTGAATTTGATATGGCGGGGTTCTGTGTCGCTGTTGTTGAGCGTGATGAGATTATTGATGGAAACCAGATTCAAGACGGTGATGTTCTGATTGGAATTCCGAGCAACGGATTTCACTCAAACGGATACAGTCTGGTCCGCAAAGTCGTCTTCGACCATGCTGGCCTGTCGGTCGACTCCGAAGTTGCAGAGCTGGGAGCGACAGTCGGAGAAGTTCTACTGAAACCGACTCGTATCTACTCGAAACTTGTTTCTGAACTTCTGGGAGACAAGGAACTCAAACCTCAAGTCACCGGAATTGCACACATTACCGGTGGTGGGCTCGATGAGAATGTGAGCCGCATTCTTCCGAATGGTTTGGAATTGAATGTCGATCGGTCAGCCTGGACAGTTCCGCCAGTCTTTGACTGGCTGCAGAAGCTGGGAGACGTTGATACTGAAGAGATGTTTCGTGTCTTCAATATGGGAATCGGTCTCAGCCTTCTAGTTCGGCCGGAAGCTGTCGATGCGGTTCTCAAGAAGCTACGCGATGCGGGAGACGATGCAAAAGTCATCGGTCAGGTCAGTCGCAGCACGGGGACGTAA
- a CDS encoding methyltransferase has translation MLRITYDDNGTSHNDLTVQVGNSINVGDSYYLTLSRTDSGKSGELSIPEKLTVLFDRWLRRIEEGHKEFYLLLDISDESTTWLKCSQEDNDLFAIPGWSTLEGHSVDVIREGFRTAPPPDFQEFESPNEIIGSVDELKDDLLRSQAQLAALKQPVHDPTPLFEHFRGTYSTQLLTVAVAHLNVFDNFNGIRPTRGFLQSQLQLQDRPFNVLLTGLKAMELLTEDSSGQIDMTPTAREHFQHQDSTGIADYIGLAAETSEVLGLLERLKTNRPAGMATDEDGVAFIYRDGIRSAMEESELARYFTMSLAGRARNVAPVLADRFQLDDAKLLLDIGGGSGIYSICYLARNHNLRAIVLDRPEVLPVAVECARHYGVEDRLEVRSADMFKDPLPTADVILLSNVLHDWDVPECTQLVNRCAQSLPVDGRLLIHDVFLNDDLSGPLPIALYSTALFSMTEGRAYSVQEYTQWLSAADLTVTGPTPTLIHCGVLCGQKTLN, from the coding sequence ATGCTGCGAATCACTTATGACGACAACGGAACCAGCCACAACGATTTGACCGTTCAGGTCGGAAATTCCATCAACGTCGGCGATTCCTATTACCTCACGCTCTCAAGGACTGACTCGGGCAAGTCCGGCGAACTTTCGATTCCCGAAAAGCTCACAGTACTGTTCGACCGATGGTTGCGACGCATCGAAGAGGGGCACAAAGAATTCTATCTACTGCTCGACATCTCCGACGAGTCGACCACCTGGCTGAAATGTTCGCAGGAAGACAACGACCTGTTCGCCATCCCCGGATGGTCAACTCTGGAAGGACATTCGGTCGATGTCATTCGCGAGGGATTTCGAACCGCTCCTCCGCCCGATTTTCAGGAATTCGAATCACCGAACGAGATCATCGGATCGGTCGACGAACTCAAAGATGACCTGCTGCGTTCGCAAGCTCAACTGGCTGCATTGAAACAACCGGTTCATGACCCCACTCCTCTGTTCGAACATTTTCGAGGCACGTATTCGACGCAGCTGCTCACCGTCGCTGTCGCTCACTTGAATGTCTTCGACAACTTCAACGGAATTCGACCGACGCGCGGATTCCTGCAATCTCAATTACAGCTACAAGATCGCCCGTTCAACGTCCTTCTCACCGGGCTAAAAGCAATGGAATTGTTGACGGAAGATTCGTCCGGCCAGATTGACATGACTCCCACTGCCCGTGAGCACTTTCAACATCAAGACTCAACGGGAATCGCTGACTATATCGGTCTCGCTGCCGAAACTTCAGAAGTTCTCGGATTGCTCGAACGCCTGAAAACTAACCGTCCAGCAGGGATGGCGACCGACGAAGACGGCGTCGCTTTTATCTATCGCGATGGAATTCGATCAGCGATGGAAGAATCAGAACTGGCGAGGTATTTCACGATGTCTCTCGCTGGTCGTGCGAGAAATGTCGCTCCGGTTTTGGCCGATCGCTTCCAACTCGATGACGCCAAACTGCTCCTGGATATCGGAGGAGGTTCTGGAATCTATTCGATTTGCTATCTCGCGAGAAATCACAATCTCCGCGCGATCGTTCTCGACCGTCCTGAAGTCCTCCCGGTCGCCGTCGAATGTGCCCGACACTATGGTGTTGAAGACCGGCTCGAAGTTCGATCAGCCGATATGTTCAAAGACCCGTTGCCGACCGCAGACGTCATTCTTCTTTCAAATGTCCTTCACGACTGGGACGTCCCCGAATGCACGCAACTGGTGAACCGTTGTGCCCAATCGCTTCCCGTTGATGGTCGTCTTCTGATCCACGACGTCTTCTTGAATGACGACCTCTCCGGACCATTGCCCATCGCTCTTTATTCGACAGCTCTTTTCTCAATGACTGAGGGACGCGCTTACAGCGTTCAGGAATACACTCAATGGCTGTCAGCGGCTGACCTAACTGTCACCGGTCCCACTCCGACACTCATCCATTGCGGAGTTCTGTGCGGACAGAAAACGTTGAATTGA
- a CDS encoding PTS sugar transporter subunit IIA — MAHEWYSIDELARQLGRDRREIERLASRGRIPAHKRGQDWQFHAAEITQWLEQEMREYSDSQLAALEVAQASPEIVADVPVTSLLKPELVQVPLEARTKRSVLECMIEVAGRTWQVWEPATILKAVQEREKLHSTAFDNGVAIPHPRNPLPDAVGAPIVAFGRTMSGIPFGASNNSLSDCFFLVLCQDTRSHLQVIARLARMVQLPDFLPELRAAEDSEAAYSVILSAESQFG, encoded by the coding sequence ATGGCTCACGAATGGTATTCAATCGATGAACTTGCCCGACAACTCGGGCGTGATCGTCGCGAAATTGAACGGCTTGCATCACGAGGACGAATTCCCGCTCACAAGCGTGGTCAGGACTGGCAGTTTCATGCTGCCGAGATCACACAGTGGCTTGAGCAGGAAATGAGAGAGTATTCCGACAGCCAGCTCGCAGCTCTCGAAGTGGCTCAAGCATCTCCGGAAATCGTCGCGGATGTTCCCGTCACATCGCTTCTCAAGCCGGAACTCGTTCAGGTTCCACTCGAAGCTCGAACGAAGCGTTCGGTGCTGGAGTGCATGATCGAAGTGGCTGGGCGAACGTGGCAGGTTTGGGAGCCCGCTACAATTCTCAAAGCTGTCCAGGAACGTGAGAAGCTGCACTCTACTGCGTTCGACAATGGAGTTGCGATTCCCCACCCTCGAAATCCACTTCCTGATGCCGTCGGTGCTCCGATCGTTGCCTTCGGTCGCACGATGTCTGGAATTCCGTTTGGTGCCAGCAACAACTCTCTGTCCGACTGCTTCTTTCTGGTGCTTTGCCAGGATACGCGGAGCCATCTGCAGGTGATTGCACGACTCGCCCGCATGGTCCAACTGCCTGACTTCTTGCCTGAACTTCGAGCTGCTGAAGATTCTGAAGCTGCCTACTCTGTCATCCTTTCGGCAGAAAGCCAATTCGGATAG
- the cysS gene encoding cysteine--tRNA ligase, whose amino-acid sequence MSLRVYNTLTREKEPFTTIEPGKVTMYLCGPTVYKPAHIGHMVGPVIFDTVKRYLTYAGYDVTFVINITDVDDKLINKAKELGVEVKALAEQMTEDYFDNLNLMGVNTIDHFPYATDYINDMQEMIQQLIDRGHAYPLNGDVYFDVTADADYGKLSGRSVDAMMAGTRVEANDAKKNPADFALWKGSKDGEPAWDSPWGPGRPGWHIECSVMSCKLLGPSIDIHGGGLDLMFPHHENELAQSESASGETFVKYWMHNGLMQSGKNTGKVGGGHDRHGDSPAPDSTDAQIANKLAGSAGAESVKTAVFAHHHPEVVRFFLLSTHYRSPIDFSLENIAKTEKSLDGFYRLFDSFQRITGVDPYTLSIPSVREESVQLRLLGDDLAKSFEDLRSRFLESMDDDFNTGGAVGILFDMRRAINGFIQQQKLEEKCTPEQSEQLTAMVTLLRELAQLVGVFQRPVEKSSGADDEFVNGLMDLVLDIRQQARADKNWAVADKIRDALKELKVEVEDGKEGVRWSRG is encoded by the coding sequence ATGTCACTACGAGTTTACAACACGCTGACTCGCGAAAAAGAGCCGTTCACAACCATCGAACCCGGTAAAGTCACGATGTATCTGTGTGGACCAACGGTCTACAAGCCGGCCCACATCGGACACATGGTTGGCCCAGTCATCTTCGACACCGTCAAACGCTACCTGACATACGCCGGATACGACGTCACCTTCGTCATCAACATTACCGACGTTGATGACAAGTTGATCAACAAAGCCAAGGAACTCGGCGTCGAAGTCAAAGCCCTCGCCGAACAGATGACCGAAGACTACTTCGACAATCTGAACCTCATGGGCGTCAACACGATTGACCATTTTCCGTACGCCACTGATTACATCAATGACATGCAGGAGATGATTCAGCAACTCATCGATCGCGGTCATGCATACCCGCTGAATGGGGACGTCTACTTCGACGTAACCGCTGATGCCGACTACGGGAAACTCAGCGGGCGCAGCGTAGACGCGATGATGGCTGGCACTCGAGTCGAGGCGAACGACGCCAAGAAAAACCCGGCAGATTTCGCGCTCTGGAAAGGCTCCAAAGATGGCGAACCTGCCTGGGACAGCCCTTGGGGACCGGGCCGACCTGGCTGGCACATCGAGTGTTCGGTCATGAGTTGTAAGCTGCTGGGACCATCCATCGACATTCATGGGGGCGGACTCGACTTGATGTTTCCGCATCACGAGAACGAACTGGCCCAGTCAGAGTCAGCGTCTGGAGAGACTTTCGTTAAATACTGGATGCACAACGGCCTGATGCAATCGGGCAAGAATACCGGAAAAGTTGGCGGAGGTCACGATCGACACGGTGACTCCCCTGCCCCGGACTCGACCGACGCACAAATTGCCAACAAGCTGGCCGGATCGGCTGGTGCGGAATCTGTGAAAACGGCTGTCTTCGCTCATCACCATCCGGAAGTGGTCCGATTCTTCCTGCTGTCGACTCACTATCGCAGCCCGATCGACTTCTCGCTCGAAAACATCGCCAAAACAGAAAAGAGCCTCGACGGGTTCTACCGTCTGTTCGACTCGTTCCAGCGTATCACGGGAGTCGATCCCTACACCCTCAGCATCCCAAGTGTTCGAGAAGAATCGGTCCAACTCAGGCTGCTCGGCGACGATCTCGCGAAGTCCTTCGAAGACCTCCGCAGCCGTTTTCTGGAGTCCATGGACGACGACTTCAACACCGGCGGAGCAGTTGGAATTCTGTTTGATATGCGGCGCGCGATCAACGGATTCATTCAACAGCAGAAGCTTGAAGAGAAATGCACACCGGAGCAGTCTGAACAACTCACCGCGATGGTCACTCTCCTGCGTGAACTGGCGCAGCTAGTCGGTGTCTTTCAACGTCCTGTCGAGAAGTCGTCCGGCGCTGATGATGAATTCGTCAACGGGCTCATGGATCTTGTTCTCGATATCCGACAACAGGCACGAGCCGACAAGAACTGGGCTGTCGCGGACAAAATTCGCGATGCCTTGAAAGAGCTGAAAGTCGAAGTCGAAGATGGCAAAGAAGGTGTCCGCTGGAGTCGTGGCTAA
- a CDS encoding FAD-dependent oxidoreductase, translating to MVSTNDVQRVVIVGGGVAGMAVACRLAQAGLAVTVLESTTLGAEATTRNQGWFHSGAWFARQQPDLARLCYESLQQTIQFAPNSFEPNQQGMYYLFSNPETDVTLWTRRWEEVGIPFEDVSPTEVSNAIPNLHTERIASAFLLPDRSFRSDLLLEVLASTARNCGAEIRTQAPVTSLIREGTTVNGVVVAGKEQILASRVVLAIGAFLNDFASELFSQTLGEGESYTPVIQKHQLMALQPSVCEVPFCVVDDEGFNHIPHHATSILGSLPARITHEPLDRTVDPEFSDKLWDKLSKYFHGIDRHRWKKPCEWAGTTLEMLSVDQVEPGITPTPTVINHRLEGQGFENLWSVFPGRSSLWACLAERAREQIIEDLDVEAIETSSPPWTT from the coding sequence ATGGTGTCAACGAACGATGTGCAAAGAGTGGTGATTGTCGGAGGTGGGGTTGCGGGAATGGCCGTTGCCTGTCGTCTCGCTCAAGCCGGCCTGGCAGTGACGGTGTTGGAATCGACAACTCTCGGTGCCGAGGCCACAACTCGAAATCAGGGTTGGTTTCACAGTGGCGCCTGGTTTGCCAGACAGCAGCCAGACCTCGCTCGACTCTGCTATGAGTCCCTGCAACAAACGATTCAGTTTGCCCCGAACTCTTTCGAACCGAATCAACAGGGGATGTACTACCTCTTCTCGAATCCGGAGACCGACGTCACGCTTTGGACTCGCCGCTGGGAAGAAGTTGGAATCCCCTTTGAAGACGTCTCACCGACCGAAGTTTCAAACGCCATTCCAAACTTGCACACTGAGCGAATCGCCTCAGCGTTTCTACTTCCTGATCGCAGTTTTCGTTCTGATCTGCTTCTCGAAGTTCTCGCTTCGACTGCACGAAATTGTGGAGCGGAGATCCGCACACAGGCGCCGGTCACTTCGCTGATTCGAGAAGGGACGACGGTGAATGGCGTTGTCGTTGCAGGGAAAGAACAGATTCTTGCGAGCCGAGTCGTTCTGGCGATTGGAGCGTTTCTCAACGACTTCGCTTCAGAATTGTTTTCTCAAACGCTGGGTGAGGGAGAGTCGTATACGCCGGTCATTCAAAAGCATCAGTTGATGGCGCTGCAGCCCAGCGTGTGTGAAGTTCCATTTTGTGTTGTCGACGATGAAGGGTTCAATCACATTCCTCACCATGCGACTTCGATTCTTGGGTCACTCCCAGCACGAATCACTCACGAGCCGCTAGACCGAACTGTAGATCCTGAATTCAGCGACAAGCTGTGGGACAAGCTTTCCAAATACTTCCACGGGATCGATCGACATCGCTGGAAGAAGCCATGCGAATGGGCTGGGACGACGCTTGAAATGCTGAGCGTTGATCAGGTCGAACCGGGAATCACACCGACACCCACGGTCATCAACCATCGCTTGGAAGGGCAGGGGTTTGAAAATTTGTGGAGCGTCTTCCCCGGACGTTCGTCGCTTTGGGCGTGTCTTGCAGAGCGGGCTCGCGAACAAATTATCGAAGACCTCGACGTCGAAGCGATTGAGACCAGTTCACCTCCCTGGACAACATGA